GCCCGCGCAGGCGGTGCCGGGCCCGCGGTCTGTGGCGGCGGCCCCGGTTCCGCGCCCCGTGCACGCGGCCCCCGTGCCGGAGGCCGACCTGGCCCATCACGGGTCGGCGACCCTGACGGGCGACCGGGTGGACGTCCGGCTCGTCCCGGTCAACCACGGCCCCTCCGCCGTTCCCGACGCCACCGTCCGCCTGCGCTGGTCGGTGCCGCTCGCGGTACGGCAGGAACTGCCGGACGGGTGCGCGCGGGCCGAGGAGCGGGTGGTGCTGTGCCGGACCGGGGCGCTGGCGGTCGACGGGGTGGGGGAGCGGATCACGCTGCGGGTACTGCTGGCGGGCGCGCCGCCCGAGGTGGTGCTGGATCTCGACACGGTGTGGAGCGGCGGCGCGGTGGACCGCCACCGGGAGAACGACCGGCAGCGGGTGCTCGTGCTCGCCACGGGGGACCCGTACGCGTTCTGAGGGGCGGCGGAGGGCTCCGAGGGGCCTCGGGGGCGCCACGCCTAGGGCACGCGGGGACGCCCGAACCCCCGGGGCCGGAACCCCCGGGGCCCGGAACCCCGGGGCCCGGAACCCCGGGGCCCGAACCCCGAGGCCGGGACCCTGAGCCCCGAACCCCCGAGGCCGGAATAACGTCCGTCGCTCCACCGTTTGGCGGTATAGTTGAACCGTCAACAACTCGGAGGTTGAGCGACCATGCAGTTCGGCATCTTCACCGTCGGCGACGTCACGCCGGACCCGACCACCGGGCGCACGCCGACCGAACGCGAGCGCATCAAGGCCATGGTCGCCATCGCGCTGAAGGCCGAGGAGGTCGGCCTCGACGTCTTCGCGACCGGCGAGCACCACAACCCGCCGTTCGTGCCCTCGTCACCGACCACGATGCTCGGCTACATCGCGGCCCGCACCGAGCGGCTGATCCTCTCCACCTCCACCACCCTCATCACCACCAACGACCCGGTGAAGATCGCCGAGGACTTCGCGATGCTCCAGCACCTGGCCGACGGCCGGGTGGACCTGATGATGGGCCGCGGCAACACCGGCCCGGTGTACCCCTGGTTCGGCAAGGACATCCGCGAGGGCATCAACCTCGCCGTCGAGAACTACGCCCTGCTGCACCGCCTGTGGCGCGAGGACGTCGTGAACTGGGAGGGCAAGTTCCGCACGCCGCTCCAGGGCTTCACGTCCACGCCCCGGCCGCTGGACGGCGTCGCGCCGTTCGTCTGGCACGGCTCGATCCGTTCCCCGGAGATCGCCGAGCAGGCCGCGTACTACGGTGACGGCTTCTTCCACAACAACATCTTCTGGCCCGCGGACCACACCAAGCGCATGGTCGAGCTGTACCGGGCCCGCTACGCCCACTACGGGCACGGCACCCCGGAGCAGGCGATCGTCGGCCTCGGCGGCCAGGTGTTCATGCGGAGGAACAGCCAGGACGCGGTGCGCGAGTTCCGCCCGTACTTCGACGTCGCGCCCGTCTACGGGCACGGCCCCTCCCTGGAGGACTTCACCGAGCAGACGCCGCTGACGGTGGGCTCGCCGCAGCAGGTGATCGAGAAGACGCTGGCCTTCCGCGACTACGCGGGCGACTACCAGCGCCAGCTCTTCCTGATGGACCACGCCGGCCTGCCCCTGAAGACCGTCCTGGAGCAGCTCGACCTGCTCGGCGAGGAGGTCGTGCCGGTGCTGCGCAAGGAGTTCGCGAAGGACCGCCCGGCCGACGTGCCGGACGCGCCGAACCACGCGTCCCTGCTGGCCGGCGCCCGCAAGGAAGGAGCACGGGCATGAGGCTCGTCGTCGTCTCCGCGGGACTGAGCGTCCCGTCCTCCACCCGGCTGCTGGCCGACCGGCTGGCCGCCGCGACCGCGGGACGGGCGCCCGCGGCGGAGGTGCAGGTGGTCGAGTTGCGCGACCTCGCCGTGGAGATCGCGCACACCTTCACCAACGGCTTCCCGGGCCGGAACCTGTCCGCCGCCTTCGACGCGGTCGCGGCGGCGGACGGGCTGATCGTCGTCACGCCGGTGTTCTCGGCCTCGTACAGCGGGCTGTTCAAGTCGTTCTTCGACGCGCTGAGCGTGACCGAGGCGGACGCCCTCGCCGCCAAGCCGGTGCTGATCGGCGCGACCGGCGGCACGGCCCGGCACTCGCTGGTCCTGGACCACGCGCTGCGTCCGCTGTTCGCCTACCTCAAGGCGGTCGTCGTCCCGACCGGGGTGTACGCCGCCTCGGAGGACTGGGGCGCCGAGGGGCTGGACGGGCGGATCGAGCGGGCGGCCGGGGAGCTGGCGGCCCTGATGGCGGGGCTGTCGACGGCCGGGAAGCCGGCCGGGGAGGCGGCCGGGGAGCCGCTGGGGGAGGCGGCTACGGAGCCGGTCGGGCAGCCCTCCGGGCGGCCGGTCGCGGAGGCCGACGGGATCGTGCCGTTCGCGGAGCGGCTCGCCGCGCTGCGGCCCGCCGGGTGAGATCCCGGTGAGAAGCCCGGCCGCCCGGTCGCGGGGCGCCCGGTCTTGGCAGACTGGGCGCGTGCCCCGGACCGTTCTGCTCGCCGAAGACGACCGCGCGATCCGGCACGCCCTGGAGCGCGCCCTCACCCTGGAGGGGTACCGGGTCACCGCGGTCGCGGACGGCGTCGAGGCGCTGGCCCAGGCCCACCGCGCCCGGCCGGACGTCCTGGTGCTGGACGTGATGATGCCGGGCGTCGACGGCCTCCAGGTCTGCCGGGAGCTGCGCGCCGAGGGCGACCCCACACCGATCCTGATGCTCACGGCGCTGGTGGAGACCGCCGACCGCATCGCGGGCCTCGACGCGGGCGCCGACGACTACGTGGTCAAGCCCTTCGACGTCGAGGAGGTCTTCGCCCGGCTGCGCGCCCTGCTGCGCCGCACGGACCGCGCGGAGCCCGACGGCGACGGCGCCGAGGACGTACCCGAGCCGGACGGCGACCGGGAGGCGGCGGCCGGCCGGTACCTGGAGGCGGCCGGGCTGCGCATGGACCCGGGGGCCCGGCGCGCCTGGCGGGACGGGGACGAGCTGGAACTGACCCGCACCGAGTTCGGGCTGCTGGAGCTGCTGGTCCGCAACGCGGGCATCGTGCTCGACCACTCCACGATCTACGACCGGATCTGGGGCTACGACTTCGGCCCCGGCTCCAAGAACCTCGCCGTCTACGTCGGCTATCTGCGCCGCAAGCTCGACCGGCCGGGCGCTCCGCGGCTGATCCAGACCGTGCGCGGGGTGGGTTACGTGCTGCGGGAGGACTGAGTGGGCCCCTCTCCGCTCGGGCGCCGGCCCCGGCTGCTGTCCCTGCGGACGACGTTCGCGGTGTCGTTCGCCACGGTCACCGCCGTGGTCACGGTCCTCGTCGGAGTGCTGTCGTACAACGCGGCGGCCCGGCTGGTCCGGGTGGACCAGGAGTCCGTCTTCGCGCAGGTCGTGCAGGACCTGCGGGCCGAGGTGCGCGAGCGGCCGATGTCGCCCGGTGACTTCTCCTCCTCCGCGCCCGGCCACGACATCGTGCGCCCGGCCCGCACCGACGTGCAGGTGCTCGGGCCGGACGGCGAGGTGTCCGACCCGGCCGGCCCGCGGCTGCCGGTCACCGGCGCCGACCGGCGGGCCGCGGGTGCCGCCGAGGCCGGGCGGACGGTGCAGCACGAGGACGTGGGGGTCGGCCGGGACGTCTTCCGGGTGGCGACCGTCTCCCTCGGCGGTGGCCGGGGCGCGGTGCAGGTGGCGCAGGAGTTCAGCGGCACCGAGGACCTGCTGCGGGCGCTCCAGCGCCGGACGCTGCTCCTGATGGCCGCGGTGGTGACCGCCGCGGGCCTGTTCGGCTGGTGGCTGGCCCGGCGCATCACACGGCGCCTGGTGGTCCTCACCTCCGCCGCCGAGAACGTCGCCCGCACCCGCCGGCTCGGCGTTCCGGTGCCGGTCACCGGCCCCGACGAGGTGGGCCGCCTCGGCCGTGCCTTCGACCTCATGCTGGGCCGCCTCGCCCAGTCGGAGGAGGACCAGCGGCGTCTGGTCCAGGACGCGGGCCACGAACTGCGGACGCCGCTCACCTCCCTGCGGACCAACATCTCGCTGCTGCGCCGCATCGACGAACTCCCGCCCGACGCCCGCGAGGAGCTGGTCGCCGACCTGGGCCAGGAGGCCCGGGAGCTGACCGACCTGGTCAACGAGCTGGTGGAGCTGGCGGCCGGCCAGTCCGCCGGCGAGCCCCCGCAGCGCGTGGACCTCGCCGGGATCGCGCACGACGTGGCGGCCCAGGCCCGGCGCCGTACCGGGCGGGAGATCGGCGTACGGGTCTGCGGCGAGACGGTGACCGACGGGCGGCCCGCCATGCTGACCCGGGCGCTCACCAACCTGGTGGAGAACGCCGCCAAGTTCGATCCCGACGGCACCGGGCCCATCGAGATCGCCGTCGCCGGACCCGCCCGGCCGGGCACGATCCGCCTCGAGGTCCGCGACCGCGGTCCCGGCATCTCCGACGCCGACCTGGCCCGTGTCTTCGACCGCTTCTACCGCGCCGCCGCCGCCCGCTCCCGGCCCGGCTCGGGCCTCGGCCTCTCCATCGTCCGGGAGGTGGCGCTGGCGCACGGGGGAGCGCCGTTCGCGACCCGGCGTGAGGGGGGCGGGTCGGTGATCGGGTTCACGGTGGGCACGGTGCTCGGGGACGACGGTGGCGCCGGCGGAGACGGCTGAGACGACGTCCCCCGCATGGACCGGCGCACCGGCCCGACCGGCGCCGGTGCGCCGGTCAGTGGTCGTCAGTGGTGGGCGTGGACCACGGCGTGGCCCTTGCCCCGGCCGATCATCCACTTGTTGACCGGCGTGGTGATCACGAACGCCACGGCGAACCCGCCGAGCAGTGCCGACCAGAACAGCCCGTCCGACAGGTGCGCGTCCATCGCCCCCGGCGTCAGCGCGATGATGGCGTTGTCCACCAGTTCCATCACCGCGATGGAGACGGTGTCGGCGGCCAGTGCCACTTTGACCGCCGCCTTCAGGGAGACCCCGGCGCGCACCACCGCGACGAGCGTGAAGGAGTAGCCGAAGACGAAGGCCAGGGTGATCGCGAGGATCATCGTCGGCACGTTGCCCCACATCAGGGCGGTGCCGATGACCATGCCGAGGATCTCGCCGACGGCACATCCGGTGAGGCAGTGCAGCGTCGCCCTGACCGCCGTCGCCCAGGTCGCGCCGGGTGCGTCGTGCGGATGCTGTGCGTGGTGCTTGTCGTGGTCCATGTCGTTCCCTTCCTGCCCGGCCGACGGTGCGCGCCGATCGCCGATCGCCGTTCGCCGTTCGCCGTTCGGTCCGTACGGAGCCCGGCGGCCCACGCGATCCGGAACACCATACCCCCCAGGGGTATTCCGGCGATCTCGATCGGTGGCCGTAGGCTCGCTGGACACAGATCGATGACGGCCTACTTGGAGGACCGGTGCCGACACGCCGGCGGATCACCGCACGCAACGCCCGTTTCCAGCAGTGGGAGGCGCTGCTGGGCAACCGGAACAAGCGCACGCGCGCGAAGGAGTTCCTGGTCCAGGGAGTGCGTCCGATCTCCTTGGCGGTGCGGTACGGATGGCCCGTCAAGGCGCTGATCCACGACGACCGGCGGGAGCTGTCGCCGTGGGCGCGGGAGCTGCTGCGCGAGGTCGACGCCGAGCAGGTGGCGATGGCGCCCGAGCTCCTGGCGGAGCTGGGGGAGAAGAACGAGAGCGCGCCGGAGGTCGTCGCCGTCGTCGAGATGCCGGCCGACGACCTGGACCGGCTCCACGTCGACGGCGATTTCCTGGGCGTCGTGTTCGACCGGCCGACGAGTCCGGGGAACATCGGCAGCATCATCCGGTCCGCGGACGCCTTCGGGGCGGGCGGGCTCATCGTGTCCGGGCACGCCGCGGACGTCTACGACCCCAAGTCGGTGCGGGCCAGCACCGGCTCCCTGTTCGCCCTGCCGGCCGTGCGGGTGGGGTCGCCCGGCACCGTCATGGACTGGGTCGCCGCGCGGCGTGCCGAGGGGCGGCCGATCGTGCTGGTCGGCACGGACGAGAAGGGCGAGTGCGAGGTCTTCGACTTCGACTTCACCCAGCCGGTGCTGCTGCTGGTCGGCAACGAGACGTCCGGGCTCAGCAGCGCCTGGCGAGACCTGTGCGACCACACCGTCAGCATCCCGATGACCGGGTCCGCGAGCTCCCTGAACGCCGCCAACGCGGCGACCGCCGTGCTGTACGAGGCGCACCGGCAGCGCCTCGTCGCCGCGAGGCGCGCCTGACGGTCAGAAGGCGGCGAGCCGTGCCAGGCCCCACAGGATGATCAGGTCGAGTGCCATCACACTGATCGACCACAGCGGGTAGTAGGGGATGAACATGAACTGGGTCACGAGGCTGATCGCGGCGGTGGTCAGCCCGGCCGCGCGGCCCCAGCTCATGGACCGCAGCATTCCCACGCCCACGACGACCAGGGCGACGCCCACGACCAGGTGGATCCAGCCCCAGCTGGTGAGGTCGAACCGGTACTCGTAGTGCCGCGGCACCCCGTAGAGACGGTCCTCGGCGATGCCGGTGATGCCCTGGAGGATGCTCAGCACGCCGCTGACGAGCAGCGGCACGCCGAAGTACCGCAGCGGCCCGGCCGCTCGCCCGTCGTCGCGGTCGGGGCCGGTCTCGTGCCGTGCTCCATGGGGCATGTCCACCATGACCTCTCAACCCTTCGTCTTCGCGCGATGGTCACCGCGCCCCACGGCGCGGGCGGGGGGCGGGCGCGTCCGTCACGGTCACAGCGTCACCCCGGCGTGGCCGCGCGGCGACCGCACCGGGGCCGTACGGGGGCCGTACGGGTCTGCTCCGGCGTCCGCGCACGATCGGGGCCGTACGGGTCCTCCTCCGGCGCCCCTGCGCGACCGGCGAGGCCCTTCGCTCCCTCGCTCGGCACCACGCACCGCCTTGCGTGGTGCCACACGGCACCCCATGGCACCCCATGGCACCAAGTGGCACCCATCGGCGCCAGCAGGGACGTACGGACATGCCGATTCGGCCTCCCCCTGAGTTCTGCGTCTCGCATTTCCGCAGGTCAGGGCGATGGTGGCAAAACTTCTCCGATCAGGTGCCATGGCGGCTTGCGTGTGACGCCACGGTGGTGCCATGATGGCGTCATGGACCTCACCCCGTATGTCGACACTCTCCGCCGTGAACTGGCGGTGGCCGCCGAAGCCGGCGGCGAGGACGCCCGTGAGCTGGCCGAGAGGCTCACCGCGCCGCTGGAATCGGCGACTCGGCTGACCATGCTCCACGTGCTCTCCGCCGCGATGGACGAGATCACCCGTGAACTCGCTCCCGGCTCGGTCGACGTACGGCTGCGCGGACTGGACCCCGACTTCGTGGTGACGCCGCCGCCCACCGAAGGCGGCGCCCCCGTGGAGCCGGCCGTGCCCGCGGAACCGCTCAGGGCGCCGGCGGCTCCCGCCGACGGCGACGAGGGCGGCACCGCCCGCGTGAACCTGCGCCTCCCGGCCCACCTCAAGACGCGCGCCGAGGAGGCCGCGAGCCGCGAAGGACTGTCGGTCAACGCGTGGCTGGTACGCGCCGTGTCGGCCGCGGTCGAGGGCGGCGCCGGGCCCCGCACGACGGAGAAGGCCCACACCGTCGGGCAGAGCTTCACGGGCTGGGTGCGCTAGGGCGCGCGGTCCGCACCTCGAAGACGCACAGCATCGCACCACGTCCCACCAGCGGGGACGCTCCCAGGACTCACGAGGACGGTACAGCCATGCCTTCGTTCGACACTCCCGAACCGATCGCGGTCAACGCCCACGTGGGCGCGGGTTCCATCCGTTTCACCGCGGGCGACCGACTCGACACCGTCGTCGAGGTGCGGCCGGGCGACCCCGGCCGGGACAAGGACGTGCGGGCCGCCGAGCAGACCCGGATCGACTTCGCGGGCGGCGTCCTCACGATCAGCACGAAGGACCGCCGGATCATCGGGCCGACCGGCGTCGTCGACGTGACGGTGGAGCTGCCCGAGGGCTCGGACATCGACACGACCGGCTCCTGGACCCAGGTGCTCGGTGAGGGTCCCCTCGGTGAGGTCCGGGTGAAGACCTCGGGCGGCGACGTCCGCCTGGACACGACCGGTCCGCTCCGGCTCGCCGCCTCCCACGGCTCGGTCACCGTGGACCGGGTGGAGGGTACCGCCGAGATCACCACCAGCTCCGGCAGCGTGCGCGTCGGGCTGGTGGAGGGCTCAGCGGACCTGAAGAACTCGCACGGCTCCACGACCGTCGGCGCCGCGCTGGGCGACCTGCGGGTGAGCCACGCCAACGGCGACATCAACATCACCCGCGCCGAGGGCTCGCTCACCGCCACCACCGCCCACGGCACGCTGCGGGTGGGTGAGGTGGCACGCGGCGAGGTGCGGCTGGAGACCTCCTACGGCGCCATCGAGGTCGGCATCCGCGAGGGCACGGCCGCCTGGCTCGACGCGCACTCGGACGCCGGGCGGGTGCGCAACACGCTCACCGCGTCCGACAACCCCGGGGAGAGCGAGGACACCGTCAAGATCCGTGCCCGCACGCGGTACGGCAACATCGACGTCCACCGCGCCAAGGTCTGACGGACCCGCCCACGGACCACCCCCCGCTCCCCGCGCTTCACCCCCGTTATCTTTTTCGCGGTCCTGCAAGAGGGCCGCTGGCCTCCGGGCCCGGCATGACTGTTGCCCCCTGTCGATGGGATGACCTGGGGGGTGGTGTCACCGGGTCCGAGGGGTACCGTCGGAGACGCTGATCAGAGGTCCGACCACCGTCCGGCCGGGCGCAATGCCAGGCCGCTCGCGGGCGGCAGGTCTGCATAACGTGGATGCGCGAGAACGGCTCCCGACCTTGAGGCCGGCACGCATCGACACATGTGGGGGCACGGTGATCAGCATCGACGGGGTGGGCGTCTTCCTGGGCCTGGACGTCGGCAAGCAGACGCATCACGGCCACGGCCTGACCCCGGCCGGGAAGAAGGTGTTCGACAAGCAGCTGCCGAACAGCGAACCGAAGCTGCGGGCTGTCTTCGACAAGCTCACGGCCAAGTTCGGCACCGTCCTGGTGATCGTGGACCAGCCCGCCTCCATCGGCGCCCTCCCACTGACCGTCGCCCGGGACGCCGGCTGCCAGGTCGCCTACCTGCCCGGACTGGCGATGCGCCGGATCGCCGACCTCTACCCGGGCGAGGCCAAGACCGACGCGAAGGACGCCGCGGTCATTGCGGACGCTGCCCGCACCATGCCCCACACCCTGCGCACCCTCGACCTGACCGATGAGGTCACCGCGGAGCTGACCATGCTGGTCGGCTTCGACCAGGACCTCGCAGGCGAGGCCAACCGCACCTCCAACCGCATCCGCGGCCTGCTCACCCAGTTCCACCCCAGCCTGGAGCGCGTCCTCGGCCCGCGCCTGGACCATCCGGCAGTGACCTGGCTCCTCGAGCGTTACGGATCCCCGCAAGCACTCCGCAAAGCGGGCCGCCGCAAGCTGGTCGAGGTCGTCCGCCCGAGAGCCCCGCGCATGGCCGAGCGGCTGGTCGACGACACCTTCACCGCACTCGACGAGCAGACCGTCGTCGTCCCGGGCACCGGCACCCTCGACGTGATCGTCCCGTCGCTGGCGAAGTCGCTGGCCGCCGTTCACGAACAACGCCGGGCCCTGGAAACGCGGATTGAGGCACTGCTGGAGGCCCACCCTCTTTCCCAGGTCCTGACCTCGATGCCCGGCATCGGCGTCAGGACCGCCGCAGTCCTCCTGGCCACCGTCGGCGACGGCAGCAGCTTTCCCACCGCCGCCCACCTGGCCTCCTACGCCGGCCTCGCCCCGGTAACCCGGCAGTCCGGCACGTCGATCCACGGCGAGCACGCCCCCAGAGGCGGCAACCGGCAGCTGAAACGAGCGATGTTCCTCTCCGCGTTCGCAGCCCTCCACGACCCCGCCTCCCGCACCTACTACGACCGCTGCCGAGCCCGCGGCAAAACCCACACCCAGGCCCTCCTCCGCCTCGCCCGCCATCGCATCAGCGTCCTGTTCGCCCTGCTCCGCGACGGAACCTTCTACGAGCCGAGGAGCCCTCGACTCGCTTGACGAAGGACATAGAGGCACCCCCCAACGCTCCTCCCGATCACCCGTCCCGGTCTCCCGGTCTCCCGGTCATCCCACTCCTCGAAGGGGAGGGCTCCATGCCTTCATCTGTCATGCCCACGCCCAGGCAGGGGAACGGTCACCCCCCGTCGCCCGCCGCCGTCTCCGCCGTCGGTCTGCGTAAGTCGTACGGGGACAAGACCGTCCTCGACGGCATCGACCTGCACATCCCCGCCGGAACCGTCTTCGCGCTGCTCGGCCCGAACGGCGCCGGCAAGACCACGGCGGTGAAGATCCTCTCCACCCTCGTCACGGCCGACGGCGGACAGGCCCGGGTCGCGGGCCACGACATCGCCACCGAGCCGCAGGCCGTTCGCGCCGCGATCGGCGTCACCGGGCAGTTCTCCGCCGTCGACGGCCTGATCACCGGCGAGGAGAACATGCTCCTCATGGCCGACCTGCACCACCTGCCCAGGGCCGAGGGGCGCCGGGTGACCGCCGGACTGCTGGAGCGGTTCGACCTCGTGGACGCCGCCAAGAGGCCCGCCTCCACCTACTCCGGCGGCATGAAGCGCCGTCTCGACATCGCGATGACCCTGGTCGGGGACCCGCGGATCATCTTCCTCGACGAGCCGACCACCGGCCTCGACCCCCGCAGCCGCCACACCATGTGGGGCATCATCCGCGAGCTGGTCACGGGCGGGGTGACGGTCTTCCTGACCACGCAGTACCTGGAGGAGGCCGACGAACTCGCCGACCGCATCGCCGTGCTGAACGACGGCAGGATCGCCGCGGAGGGCAGCGCCGAGGAGCTGAAGCGGCAGATCCCCGGCGGTCACGTGCGACTGCGTTTCTCCGACCCGGCCGCCTACCGGTCCGCCGCCACCGCGCTGCGCGAGGTCACCCGGGACGACGAGGCGCTCACGCTGCAGATCCCGTCCGGCGGCACCCAGCGCGAACTGCGCTCCCTCCTCGACTGGCTCGACGCCGCCGGTGTCGAGGCCGACGAGCTGACCGTGCACACCCCCGACCTCGACGACGTGTTCTTCGCCCTGACCGGCCCCACCGACCAGCCCGAGGAGACCGTCCGATGAACGCCGTCACGGCCGCCGCCCGCCCGAGCAGGCTCTCCCTCGCCGTGCGCGACTCCGGCACGATGCTGCGCCGCAATCTCCTGCACGCCCGGCGCTACCCGTCCT
This region of Streptomyces ambofaciens ATCC 23877 genomic DNA includes:
- a CDS encoding IS110-like element ISSam1 family transposase, yielding MISIDGVGVFLGLDVGKQTHHGHGLTPAGKKVFDKQLPNSEPKLRAVFDKLTAKFGTVLVIVDQPASIGALPLTVARDAGCQVAYLPGLAMRRIADLYPGEAKTDAKDAAVIADAARTMPHTLRTLDLTDEVTAELTMLVGFDQDLAGEANRTSNRIRGLLTQFHPSLERVLGPRLDHPAVTWLLERYGSPQALRKAGRRKLVEVVRPRAPRMAERLVDDTFTALDEQTVVVPGTGTLDVIVPSLAKSLAAVHEQRRALETRIEALLEAHPLSQVLTSMPGIGVRTAAVLLATVGDGSSFPTAAHLASYAGLAPVTRQSGTSIHGEHAPRGGNRQLKRAMFLSAFAALHDPASRTYYDRCRARGKTHTQALLRLARHRISVLFALLRDGTFYEPRSPRLA
- a CDS encoding DUF7144 family membrane protein, translated to MPHGARHETGPDRDDGRAAGPLRYFGVPLLVSGVLSILQGITGIAEDRLYGVPRHYEYRFDLTSWGWIHLVVGVALVVVGVGMLRSMSWGRAAGLTTAAISLVTQFMFIPYYPLWSISVMALDLIILWGLARLAAF
- a CDS encoding TrmH family RNA methyltransferase is translated as MPTRRRITARNARFQQWEALLGNRNKRTRAKEFLVQGVRPISLAVRYGWPVKALIHDDRRELSPWARELLREVDAEQVAMAPELLAELGEKNESAPEVVAVVEMPADDLDRLHVDGDFLGVVFDRPTSPGNIGSIIRSADAFGAGGLIVSGHAADVYDPKSVRASTGSLFALPAVRVGSPGTVMDWVAARRAEGRPIVLVGTDEKGECEVFDFDFTQPVLLLVGNETSGLSSAWRDLCDHTVSIPMTGSASSLNAANAATAVLYEAHRQRLVAARRA
- a CDS encoding sensor histidine kinase, with translation MGPSPLGRRPRLLSLRTTFAVSFATVTAVVTVLVGVLSYNAAARLVRVDQESVFAQVVQDLRAEVRERPMSPGDFSSSAPGHDIVRPARTDVQVLGPDGEVSDPAGPRLPVTGADRRAAGAAEAGRTVQHEDVGVGRDVFRVATVSLGGGRGAVQVAQEFSGTEDLLRALQRRTLLLMAAVVTAAGLFGWWLARRITRRLVVLTSAAENVARTRRLGVPVPVTGPDEVGRLGRAFDLMLGRLAQSEEDQRRLVQDAGHELRTPLTSLRTNISLLRRIDELPPDAREELVADLGQEARELTDLVNELVELAAGQSAGEPPQRVDLAGIAHDVAAQARRRTGREIGVRVCGETVTDGRPAMLTRALTNLVENAAKFDPDGTGPIEIAVAGPARPGTIRLEVRDRGPGISDADLARVFDRFYRAAAARSRPGSGLGLSIVREVALAHGGAPFATRREGGGSVIGFTVGTVLGDDGGAGGDG
- a CDS encoding LLM class flavin-dependent oxidoreductase; amino-acid sequence: MQFGIFTVGDVTPDPTTGRTPTERERIKAMVAIALKAEEVGLDVFATGEHHNPPFVPSSPTTMLGYIAARTERLILSTSTTLITTNDPVKIAEDFAMLQHLADGRVDLMMGRGNTGPVYPWFGKDIREGINLAVENYALLHRLWREDVVNWEGKFRTPLQGFTSTPRPLDGVAPFVWHGSIRSPEIAEQAAYYGDGFFHNNIFWPADHTKRMVELYRARYAHYGHGTPEQAIVGLGGQVFMRRNSQDAVREFRPYFDVAPVYGHGPSLEDFTEQTPLTVGSPQQVIEKTLAFRDYAGDYQRQLFLMDHAGLPLKTVLEQLDLLGEEVVPVLRKEFAKDRPADVPDAPNHASLLAGARKEGARA
- a CDS encoding DUF4097 family beta strand repeat-containing protein, giving the protein MPSFDTPEPIAVNAHVGAGSIRFTAGDRLDTVVEVRPGDPGRDKDVRAAEQTRIDFAGGVLTISTKDRRIIGPTGVVDVTVELPEGSDIDTTGSWTQVLGEGPLGEVRVKTSGGDVRLDTTGPLRLAASHGSVTVDRVEGTAEITTSSGSVRVGLVEGSADLKNSHGSTTVGAALGDLRVSHANGDINITRAEGSLTATTAHGTLRVGEVARGEVRLETSYGAIEVGIREGTAAWLDAHSDAGRVRNTLTASDNPGESEDTVKIRARTRYGNIDVHRAKV
- a CDS encoding ATP-binding cassette domain-containing protein, whose product is MPTPRQGNGHPPSPAAVSAVGLRKSYGDKTVLDGIDLHIPAGTVFALLGPNGAGKTTAVKILSTLVTADGGQARVAGHDIATEPQAVRAAIGVTGQFSAVDGLITGEENMLLMADLHHLPRAEGRRVTAGLLERFDLVDAAKRPASTYSGGMKRRLDIAMTLVGDPRIIFLDEPTTGLDPRSRHTMWGIIRELVTGGVTVFLTTQYLEEADELADRIAVLNDGRIAAEGSAEELKRQIPGGHVRLRFSDPAAYRSAATALREVTRDDEALTLQIPSGGTQRELRSLLDWLDAAGVEADELTVHTPDLDDVFFALTGPTDQPEETVR
- a CDS encoding CE1759 family FMN reductase gives rise to the protein MRLVVVSAGLSVPSSTRLLADRLAAATAGRAPAAEVQVVELRDLAVEIAHTFTNGFPGRNLSAAFDAVAAADGLIVVTPVFSASYSGLFKSFFDALSVTEADALAAKPVLIGATGGTARHSLVLDHALRPLFAYLKAVVVPTGVYAASEDWGAEGLDGRIERAAGELAALMAGLSTAGKPAGEAAGEPLGEAATEPVGQPSGRPVAEADGIVPFAERLAALRPAG
- a CDS encoding response regulator transcription factor; the protein is MPRTVLLAEDDRAIRHALERALTLEGYRVTAVADGVEALAQAHRARPDVLVLDVMMPGVDGLQVCRELRAEGDPTPILMLTALVETADRIAGLDAGADDYVVKPFDVEEVFARLRALLRRTDRAEPDGDGAEDVPEPDGDREAAAGRYLEAAGLRMDPGARRAWRDGDELELTRTEFGLLELLVRNAGIVLDHSTIYDRIWGYDFGPGSKNLAVYVGYLRRKLDRPGAPRLIQTVRGVGYVLRED
- a CDS encoding DUF4396 domain-containing protein — its product is MDHDKHHAQHPHDAPGATWATAVRATLHCLTGCAVGEILGMVIGTALMWGNVPTMILAITLAFVFGYSFTLVAVVRAGVSLKAAVKVALAADTVSIAVMELVDNAIIALTPGAMDAHLSDGLFWSALLGGFAVAFVITTPVNKWMIGRGKGHAVVHAHH